The Stegostoma tigrinum isolate sSteTig4 chromosome 41, sSteTig4.hap1, whole genome shotgun sequence nucleotide sequence CACCGTGCTccacgtctctctatctctctctatcgctTCACCTCTGTCCGCATTGACACACCTCTATATCTCTGTGTCTATCGCGCTTAGCTTCTCTTTGCGAACTTTgcttctctttaaaaaaaagttctcctcTGTCCGAACTTTCTCTCTTGTGACTTAATTTCATGCATTTCACTGACTCCACTTCATCCCTCCGAATTGTTCAACCCGTccccttcagagataatgggaactgcagatgctggagaattccaagataataaaatgtgaggctggatgaacacagcaggccaagcagcatctcaggagctcctgtgttcatccagcctcacattttattatctccgtCCCCTTCTGACTTCATCTGATGGAAGTCTCCGGACTTGGAACTTTAAATCTTCTTTCTTCCGGCtagtgttgccagacctgctgagtttcgccagcaactTCTGCATTTTTGGCCATCTAGCTCGATCTGCCTCACTCGCCGTGTCTCCCTCTCTACACCTCTTGCTGGCTCTCACTTTCATCCTTTTGGTGTGGTTTTTGTCAGTTTACCAGCCTCCTCCATTCATCGCTGCCCCGTTTGTCTTTCATGGAAGCAATTACGACAGTTGCAGGAGTAcgccattcggcccttccagcccgcaccaccattcaatactaTAACGGCTGAttatgcaatctcagtatcccatacCCGCTCTCTCTTCAAAACCCTCGAAGCTTTTATCCACGTCCAGCACGGTCCTGAACATATCCAACGAACTGCCCCCAAACAGCTTCCTGTGAaagagaattccactgattcgCAACTCTCTTgagggaagaatttcttcctcatctcagttctggcTTGCCCTTTATTCTTAGATTTGTCTTTCTCACCAACTCTCTCTGCATTTTCACCCCTTCTCTCTTTGATTCCTGTAACTCCGGTCCTTCCTTTCATCCTAtgtatgtcactctctctcatcatgtgtgtgcgtgtgtttgcgtCTTCCCTCTGCCGTAAGGAGACCGGGATTGAACTGAACTCGAGAAACGGGCTGCAGACAGCAAATATTAATAATCACCGCTTTAATttgctttggatttttttttaagttaacaGTTTCACCTGTTCGTTTAATATAAAAAATCCCAGGAGAGAAACATTTATATTCTCAGTGGACGGCTTTAGATTTGGAAATATCCCTGAAATGTTGCAGTTGCTTGCATCTCACCCAAGTGAGCTCAGTCTCTATTACTGAGTCTACAGCGAGTTCTTGGTGTTTCTCGAAACTGTGTCACCCGGGGACGGATCAATATTTGATAGAGAATATCTGCACACCTAACTCTCGCTCGCCTTAACCCCCGGCCTTGAGGATGATGGGCCACTGCTAAATGTGTGTTAGGAGGTGAATTGGGTGGGATGGATTGGAAAGCGAGGAAGGAGAGAACAgcgcggcacggtggctcagtggttaacactgcagcttcacagcgccagggacccaggttcaattccagcctcgggtaactgtctgtgtggagtttgcacattctccctgtgtctgcgtgggtttcctccgggtgctccggtttcctcccacagtccaaagatgtgcagtttaggtgaattggtcatgctaaaattgcccgtagtgctcaggggtgtgtgggttataggaggatgggtctgggtgagatgcttcaaggggcagtgtgggcttgttgggccgaagggcctgtttccacactgtagggaatctaatctaattaccaGGAAAGGATTCCCTGGTGGTCTTTTATCGCCgcggcccgggttcaattcccggcCAGGGAGTAAAAATCCTGTTGTACtaattagggcggcacggtgacaccagggacccgggttcaattacACCATCGGGCGATTCTCTgcgtggactttgcacattctccctgagcctGCGtgtgttccctcccacagtccaaagatgtgcaggctcggtcgattagccatgctaaattgcactgaagtgttcagggatgtgtagttgaGTTGGTTTACAAGggaaatggatctgggtgggacgcactgaaggtcagtgtggacttgttggtcaaagggcctttttcaacaccatagggattctatgaatgagaAGGGAGGCAAAATGTGATGGCGTTAAGAGGCGAGCGGCAGGCCGAATGTGAGGATCAAAGCTGAGAGAGAATAGAAAAAAGTAGGGTGCTCTCTCATTGAAGAGACAACTGGTgatagtttaacctgaaggtgaCAGGGGATGAGATTGAGAAATAAAATTTTTCAGCCTGGTGGGTGTGAATTGGCTATTACTACATCcagaccagccatccagctaactgcaTCTGACAGGTCCAAGCTCACGTTGGTGAAAGCATTATATGTCCTTGCAAACAGCACACGTTAGCCTAAAAAGCGGCAAGTCTGAACGTCATTTATGTTCGGTAATGACTCACACCCTGTGCCACACCAAATATCCAAGGAGTGGGGATCAGCCCATCTCTGGGAGAAGGTGCAATCTTCATGTTATGAGGTGGAAGATAAGTGTCTGGTGCACCTCATGTGCTCAACCCTTTGCTCGAATTCCCCTCTGTCAGTATCTCTTTTTCACACAGTCTCCAGTGCGTTTTACAGTCAAACCATCAGTCCTTTCGGTCAGTCAAAATAATGAGGAAGCCTGTCTTGGAAAGACCCAGCCAGGAACGATGCTTTGAGGTGAAAGAGTCACTGACTACTCATTCAGAACACCAGACTGCTGTTCCTTTACTTCGGGATGTAAGATCGAGCCGCTCCGAATCAAAGTTTAATTAATTCAACAACTACACTTCTGTCATCAAAAGTAAGCGATTAACGTTGTCGATGTGGTAATGCCGCAGTTGGTTGACTGATGCCCTTCGGGGAAGGAAATGTCCTCtctgtgactccagagccacagcaatgcgGCGACtctcaaagaacaaggaaaattataGTACaggtacaggctcttcggccttCCCAGCCTGCGCCGATCtcgatcctctatctaaacctgtcacctattttccatggatctgtatccctctgctccctgcccatacatgtatctgtccagatacatcttaaatggcgCTATCATGCCggtctctaccacctccgctggcaacttGTTTCatgcacctaccaccctctgtgtaaagaacttgccatgcatatctcccttaaactttccccctctcaccttgaaatcgtgccCCTAGTAATTCATTCCCCCACTcaggggaaaaaagcttcttgctatccaccctgtctctaactctcatgattttgtagacctcaatcaggtccctcctcaacctcagtctttctaatgtaaataattctaatctgCTCAAACTCGCTTCATAGATAGCGCCCTCcctaccaagcaacatcctggtgaatctcctctgcaccctttccaaagcatccacatccttttggtaatgtggcgaccagaactgtacgcagtaagTAGTCATTCAATAGACTCTCTTCTGCAACTGTCCTCGAGGCAGTtggggatgagcagtaaatggtCTAGCCCTCATCCCACGCAATAATAAAATACATGCATGAATACTCTACAGAGGCAGTGAGTTCGATAATCACCCAAAAGAGATCTTTAATAATGTTCCATTGGTACTAGAGATAAAATCATTAGAAAGACTATTAGTTATGGCCTTATCTCACAAGTTGGGGATGATGTGGTATAGAATAAAATCAAAAAAACTTTTCCATGTCTTGCACAGCCACCAAACCCTGAGTCTTAGCTCTTCTCAAAAAATTAAACAAGCTGAAGTCCGTTTAGATATCTCAGTTCCCCTCCCAGAAGCTTCACTCTCTACTGCCTAATGTACAGCTCAaaaccccattccccccaacCATTTCTGTCCAGCTCAGTCCCCTTCTatctccctccttcccccaaGCTGTGGGTCTCAAGGTTCGACGTGGGTAGCCCAAGTGGCGAGCTGAACGGTGCAATGCGGCGACCTGCCCTTCTGACTGGAGTAGTCGGTGGTGATGGTACTCGCTCCACTAGGATGGCTGTCCGAGGTGGCGGAGAACCGACTGAGATGTAACGGCTTGAGGCAGGGCAGGAGAAGCCTCAACACGGCTTTCCGGATGGAGCTGTCGTGCAGCCAGTAGATGACCGGGTTGATGCAGCTATTGGCGAAAGCCAGCGGGGCGCTGGCTTCCTGACCGAGTACCACCGCATGCTGGAAGCTGCACGACTCAAAACCCACCCCCCAGCGGTGGAGCAAGGCCAGGAAGCGGAAAACATTGAAAGGAAGCCAGGAGAGGAGGAAGAACAAGACCACCATGAAGACCACCCTCATCGACTTCCTCAGTTTGATGTCCTGTTTCTTGCTTCTCCTGTACTGAAGGCACAGCTTCCTAGTGATGCAGCAGTAGCAGATCAGAATGATGAGCATTGGGAATACGAAGGTGAGCAGTAGGTAGGCCAGAGAGACTGCAGAACTGTGGGAAACCTGATCCTCGGTACAGTAGGACGCCTCACCCCTTGTGTCGATGATGCGGTTGTAAAGGATGGGGAGTCCCAACAGG carries:
- the LOC125448480 gene encoding G-protein coupled receptor 15-like; this encodes MNNTTDYYYDQNYYVFYTTVWIEAEPCEAIPIPHARIFFPLVYSIIFAVGFLGNGLLISALGLKCRLKRQVDVFIINLALADLVFLITLPLWVDAEAWGKLWRSGLLLCRLSAYLVAVNAYSSVSFLSCMSLDRYLAIVYPLRSRRVRSKTYAALACLLVWSASFLLGLPILYNRIIDTRGEASYCTEDQVSHSSAVSLAYLLLTFVFPMLIILICYCCITRKLCLQYRRSKKQDIKLRKSMRVVFMVVLFFLLSWLPFNVFRFLALLHRWGVGFESCSFQHAVVLGQEASAPLAFANSCINPVIYWLHDSSIRKAVLRLLLPCLKPLHLSRFSATSDSHPSGASTITTDYSSQKGRSPHCTVQLATWATHVEP